The following coding sequences lie in one Fimbriimonadaceae bacterium genomic window:
- a CDS encoding YajQ family cyclic di-GMP-binding protein, translated as MASEFSFDIVSQVDSMEVKNAVDQAQRELANRYDFKGSIASIELEKNNDIHLLAEDEFRMGQLKDILISKLVKRGIDLRSVEDGKLEPGAGISVKQTITFKVGIAQDQAKPLIKQIKDKGLKVNAQIQGDQVRVSAKSKDDLQKVIQFVKGLDLSYPVDFINYR; from the coding sequence ATGGCAAGTGAGTTTTCGTTTGATATCGTTTCACAGGTAGATAGCATGGAGGTCAAGAACGCGGTGGACCAAGCCCAGCGCGAACTGGCGAACCGCTATGACTTCAAAGGCAGCATCGCGAGCATTGAGCTAGAGAAGAATAATGATATTCATCTTCTTGCCGAAGATGAATTCCGCATGGGCCAGCTAAAAGATATCTTGATTTCAAAGCTTGTTAAGCGTGGAATCGATTTACGGTCGGTGGAAGACGGGAAGTTGGAGCCGGGTGCAGGGATATCAGTGAAGCAAACGATTACGTTCAAAGTCGGCATTGCTCAAGATCAGGCCAAGCCGCTTATCAAGCAGATTAAGGATAAAGGGCTCAAAGTCAACGCGCAGATTCAGGGCGATCAGGTTCGTGTAAGCGCAAAGAGTAAGGATGACCTACAAAAGGTGATTCAGTTCGTGAAAGGATTGGACCTGTCTTATCCCGTGGATTTTATCAACTACAGATGA
- a CDS encoding glycosyltransferase, with translation MQPKISIVVPSYNHAPYIPQCVESVLAQTMPDWEMIVVDDGSTDDSMEVWKSFDDARIKLFQNDSNLGTYGNQNRGVSLASTDLIAILNSDDFWEPNKLALQLEALDRNPGAPLCYTHGWLAPNTNPLERKRDQHEDWPITEEQELFPWLLESNRVLASSVVFRKPFAKFDPGLRYSGDWMALLAASNHHTVAFVPEKLTYWRIHPTNSFSLAESASVEEIRIRQGLLMGADRWIDGRWDRAVVRRGLGACALHLAALYVLWGQMGLARKAARLGMRFHPNRRAAFRRWGVCNLPQQLALRQLWPGVDAPYRSGADETFLPISLNGAT, from the coding sequence ATGCAGCCAAAAATCAGTATCGTCGTCCCGAGCTACAACCATGCGCCCTACATTCCGCAGTGCGTGGAGTCCGTATTGGCGCAGACGATGCCCGATTGGGAGATGATTGTCGTCGACGATGGCAGTACTGACGACTCTATGGAGGTCTGGAAGAGCTTTGACGATGCGCGGATTAAGCTCTTTCAAAACGATTCCAACCTAGGAACCTATGGAAACCAGAATCGTGGTGTTTCGCTTGCCTCAACCGACCTGATCGCGATTCTGAATTCAGATGACTTTTGGGAGCCAAACAAGCTTGCCTTGCAGTTAGAAGCATTGGACAGGAACCCTGGAGCGCCACTTTGTTACACACACGGATGGCTGGCGCCGAATACCAACCCCCTTGAGCGCAAGCGAGACCAGCATGAGGATTGGCCGATCACTGAAGAGCAGGAGTTGTTTCCCTGGCTTCTCGAATCCAATCGAGTCTTGGCTTCGAGTGTTGTCTTCCGAAAGCCGTTCGCCAAGTTCGACCCTGGGCTGCGTTACTCGGGAGATTGGATGGCATTGCTCGCCGCTTCGAATCATCACACAGTGGCGTTTGTTCCTGAGAAACTGACCTACTGGCGAATTCATCCAACAAACTCCTTTTCACTTGCTGAGAGTGCATCAGTTGAGGAGATAAGGATTCGTCAGGGACTGTTAATGGGGGCGGACCGATGGATTGATGGGCGTTGGGATAGGGCAGTGGTACGCCGTGGTCTGGGAGCCTGTGCACTCCATCTCGCCGCGCTGTATGTGCTTTGGGGGCAGATGGGTCTGGCAAGGAAAGCGGCTCGCTTAGGGATGCGATTCCATCCCAACAGGCGTGCAGCTTTTCGACGGTGGGGCGTTTGCAACCTTCCACAACAGCTAGCTCTGCGACAACTTTGGCCTGGAGTAGACGCGCCTTATCGCAGTGGCGCCGATGAGACCTTCCTGCCCATCAGCCTGAATGGGGCGACTTAG
- a CDS encoding TlpA family protein disulfide reductase, with amino-acid sequence MSNLPEVGQPFIDFVLGDFDSQAARGGKPILAFIWRTGCSTCRFAMPYYDRLVRAYPEAVIVGVSQDGLAETSAYCQENRIQMPQAIDMDLAVSRKYGCKTVPTYVLAGNDGIIRLCSEAWSMKYMEEMSQLLAAELGVPVQEIVSEADNVPSFKPG; translated from the coding sequence ATGAGTAACTTGCCTGAGGTAGGGCAGCCGTTCATCGATTTTGTACTCGGTGACTTCGATTCCCAAGCCGCACGTGGCGGGAAACCCATTCTCGCTTTCATCTGGCGCACGGGTTGCTCGACATGCCGCTTCGCGATGCCATATTACGACCGATTGGTTCGTGCTTACCCCGAAGCAGTGATCGTTGGAGTGAGCCAAGATGGCTTAGCTGAAACCAGCGCCTATTGTCAGGAGAATCGGATTCAGATGCCGCAAGCCATCGACATGGATTTGGCGGTGTCCCGGAAGTACGGGTGCAAGACCGTCCCAACCTATGTGCTCGCGGGCAATGACGGGATCATCCGCCTTTGTTCGGAGGCATGGAGCATGAAGTATATGGAGGAGATGTCTCAGCTCCTCGCAGCGGAACTTGGTGTACCCGTCCAAGAGATCGTAAGTGAAGCCGACAACGTGCCAAGCTTCAAACCTGGTTGA
- the hisA gene encoding 1-(5-phosphoribosyl)-5-[(5-phosphoribosylamino)methylideneamino]imidazole-4-carboxamide isomerase, giving the protein MLILPAIDILEGKCVRLTQGDYAQKTEYSDDPVAVAKGFADAGAQWIHIVDLDGAKAGCPVNLTVVERIAKETPAKIELGGGIRSLESARQILKSGIARVIFGTRIATDLEFVEHAFGELGNAAIAGVDARDGIVKVSGWTEGEDIELYAFLHQLDGLGVARFIVTDIATDGAMQGPNLSMLKRVCETVAGKVIASGGVSSVEDLRAIDGLRLPNLEGAIVGKAIYEGRIDLPNALQELGHQAL; this is encoded by the coding sequence ATGCTGATCCTCCCGGCAATTGACATCCTTGAGGGCAAATGCGTACGGCTGACCCAAGGCGACTATGCCCAAAAGACAGAGTATTCCGACGATCCGGTCGCCGTGGCCAAGGGCTTTGCTGACGCCGGGGCGCAATGGATCCATATTGTCGACTTGGATGGGGCAAAGGCTGGGTGTCCCGTCAATCTAACGGTTGTCGAACGGATCGCTAAAGAGACTCCGGCAAAGATTGAGCTTGGCGGTGGCATTCGTTCGCTTGAGAGCGCAAGGCAAATTCTAAAGAGCGGTATTGCCCGCGTGATCTTTGGCACACGCATCGCAACAGACTTAGAATTCGTCGAACATGCGTTTGGCGAGCTTGGAAATGCAGCAATTGCCGGTGTTGACGCTCGGGATGGGATCGTGAAAGTCTCGGGTTGGACGGAAGGCGAGGATATTGAGCTTTACGCTTTCCTTCATCAGCTGGATGGTTTGGGGGTTGCGCGGTTTATCGTGACGGATATCGCTACAGATGGCGCGATGCAAGGGCCGAATCTCTCGATGCTGAAGCGAGTTTGCGAAACGGTTGCGGGCAAAGTGATCGCAAGCGGTGGAGTGAGTTCTGTGGAAGACCTGAGAGCGATAGACGGCCTGCGACTGCCCAATCTTGAGGGCGCTATCGTCGGCAAGGCGATCTATGAAGGCCGCATCGACCTGCCAAATGCCCTACAAGAACTCGGACACCAGGCCCTGTAG
- the hisH gene encoding imidazole glycerol phosphate synthase subunit HisH — translation MIVVLDYGMGNLRSVERAVCHLGFECSVQPTLKGATKLIIPGVGAFGAAMEHITSVADDIQSFARSGQPLLGICLGQQLLFESSEEHGEHKGLGLVGGKVLYFPKDMGLKVPHTGWNDVEFENDERGTMNDELGEGRGSDTRETMGDISEPLTVGDQRSWTFESPNTQYQEPSCRSKIQNLKSKIDQFYFVHSLYTDCTDVADVAGRTTYGIQFASAIRKGNIWATQFHPEKSGEAGLNLMRSFLTC, via the coding sequence ATGATCGTCGTTCTCGATTACGGCATGGGAAACCTCCGTTCGGTGGAAAGGGCGGTTTGCCACCTTGGTTTTGAGTGCTCGGTGCAGCCCACCCTCAAAGGGGCGACAAAGCTCATCATCCCCGGAGTCGGCGCTTTTGGCGCGGCGATGGAGCACATCACTTCTGTAGCCGACGATATCCAGTCCTTTGCTCGATCTGGCCAGCCATTGCTCGGCATTTGCTTGGGTCAACAGCTGCTCTTTGAATCCAGCGAGGAGCATGGGGAGCACAAGGGGCTTGGTCTGGTCGGGGGCAAAGTACTGTACTTCCCGAAAGATATGGGGCTCAAAGTGCCTCACACCGGATGGAACGACGTTGAGTTTGAAAACGATGAACGCGGAACGATGAACGATGAATTAGGAGAAGGGAGAGGGAGTGATACACGCGAAACAATGGGTGATATTTCAGAGCCATTAACAGTTGGCGATCAGCGATCATGGACATTTGAATCACCCAATACCCAATATCAAGAACCTTCATGCCGATCCAAAATCCAAAATCTAAAATCCAAAATTGACCAGTTCTACTTCGTCCACTCTCTGTACACCGATTGCACCGACGTCGCCGACGTGGCTGGTCGCACAACTTACGGTATTCAGTTCGCATCGGCTATCCGTAAGGGCAATATTTGGGCTACCCAGTTTCACCCTGAAAAGAGTGGAGAGGCGGGGCTGAACCTCATGCGGAGCTTTCTCACATGCTGA
- the hisB gene encoding imidazoleglycerol-phosphate dehydratase HisB: MSKGPTGVRYAELDRDTNETRVQVVLDLDGGTRQDVSTGIGFFDHMLQLFAFHGQLDLGVKAEGDLNVDDHHTVEDVGIVMGKAISEASAASEGIQRYASNHTPMDDALVLVAIDFSGRGFLDFDVRFSRDKIGDLSTECVKEFFRAITANAGVTLHIRQIAGENDHHICEAIFKGFGRALRDATIPTERRAAPSTKGQIG; encoded by the coding sequence ATGAGCAAGGGGCCGACCGGCGTTCGATATGCCGAGTTAGACAGGGATACAAACGAAACTCGCGTGCAAGTTGTGCTCGATCTCGACGGGGGCACACGGCAAGACGTCAGCACCGGCATTGGCTTTTTTGACCACATGTTACAGCTCTTTGCGTTTCACGGCCAGCTTGATCTTGGTGTCAAAGCGGAGGGGGACCTCAATGTGGATGACCACCACACTGTCGAGGACGTAGGAATTGTGATGGGTAAGGCGATTTCGGAGGCGAGCGCGGCATCCGAAGGGATTCAGAGGTATGCCAGCAATCACACGCCGATGGACGATGCCCTCGTGCTTGTGGCGATCGATTTTAGTGGTCGTGGTTTTCTCGACTTTGACGTTCGATTTTCTCGCGATAAGATTGGTGACCTCTCGACAGAGTGTGTGAAAGAGTTCTTCAGGGCGATCACGGCAAACGCAGGCGTGACACTTCATATTCGACAGATCGCCGGTGAGAACGATCACCATATTTGCGAGGCGATCTTTAAGGGATTCGGGCGTGCGTTGCGGGATGCAACTATACCAACCGAGCGCAGAGCTGCGCCTTCGACGAAAGGCCAGATTGGATGA
- a CDS encoding MarR family transcriptional regulator, with the protein MANNQTVTAASDVGVQAYVRLVRAADAVFSEVSSGLSSYQISPTQFSTLKALRFSGPLSQRDIGRYILKTGGNVTVIVDQLESMGFVSRIRDSEDRRVCYVNLTEKGEKFFDSVYPTYQEKVRTAMGRLTPSEQAVLAELLEKLKKGNEVRSAVVNTSRSDN; encoded by the coding sequence ATGGCTAATAATCAGACGGTTACTGCAGCAAGCGACGTCGGCGTTCAGGCGTACGTGCGCCTTGTAAGAGCTGCCGATGCTGTCTTCTCCGAAGTGAGCTCTGGGCTCTCTTCATATCAAATTTCGCCCACTCAGTTTTCGACTCTAAAGGCGCTCCGGTTTTCCGGTCCGCTTTCGCAGCGAGACATCGGGCGATACATTTTGAAAACGGGCGGCAATGTCACCGTGATCGTAGACCAGCTTGAATCGATGGGGTTCGTTTCACGAATTCGAGATTCAGAGGATCGACGCGTGTGTTATGTAAACCTGACGGAGAAGGGGGAGAAGTTCTTTGATTCGGTTTATCCGACTTACCAAGAGAAGGTTCGTACGGCGATGGGACGCCTTACACCATCGGAACAGGCCGTGCTTGCCGAGCTTCTGGAGAAGCTGAAAAAGGGCAACGAGGTCCGGTCGGCGGTGGTCAACACTTCAAGGTCCGACAACTGA
- the sucD gene encoding succinate--CoA ligase subunit alpha encodes MSILVDKNSRVIVCGMTGREGSFHTEQMIQYGTQVVAGVTPGKGGTQHLGVPVFDSVADAVAATGANAGLIFVPPPFAADSVLECEAAGLPFVSLITEGIPTQDMVRVTNRLKANGTTKLLGGNCAGIITPGECKMGIMPGHIFKPGPIGLVSRSGTLTYEIVWELTRADLGQTTCVGIGGDPVPGMRFIDVMRLFEADPATKAVVMVGEIGGSDEETAAEYIKSMTKPVVSFISGRTAPPGKRMGHAGAIISGGKGTPQSKVDALLGAGAAVADKTSEVPGLVKEALDKLSIRL; translated from the coding sequence ATGTCTATTCTCGTCGACAAGAATTCCCGCGTAATCGTCTGTGGCATGACCGGCCGCGAAGGCAGTTTTCACACCGAACAGATGATCCAGTACGGCACCCAAGTGGTTGCCGGAGTCACCCCCGGTAAGGGTGGAACACAGCACCTTGGCGTTCCTGTTTTCGACTCTGTCGCCGATGCCGTTGCCGCAACGGGCGCAAATGCAGGTCTTATCTTTGTTCCGCCTCCATTCGCTGCCGATTCGGTACTGGAGTGCGAAGCGGCTGGGCTTCCTTTTGTATCCCTAATCACCGAAGGCATCCCCACACAAGACATGGTTCGTGTCACAAATCGACTCAAAGCGAACGGGACGACAAAGCTTCTCGGCGGCAACTGCGCAGGCATCATCACCCCCGGCGAATGCAAGATGGGCATCATGCCTGGACATATCTTTAAGCCAGGCCCGATCGGTTTGGTTAGCCGCAGCGGAACCTTAACTTACGAAATCGTTTGGGAATTGACGCGCGCGGACCTCGGTCAGACAACGTGCGTTGGAATCGGCGGCGACCCCGTCCCAGGCATGCGCTTCATCGACGTTATGCGATTGTTTGAAGCGGACCCGGCGACGAAGGCCGTCGTCATGGTTGGCGAGATCGGCGGCTCCGACGAAGAGACCGCTGCTGAGTACATCAAGTCGATGACCAAGCCCGTGGTCTCATTCATCTCTGGGCGGACAGCCCCTCCCGGCAAGCGCATGGGCCACGCTGGCGCCATCATCTCGGGTGGCAAAGGCACGCCGCAGTCGAAAGTGGATGCCCTGCTCGGCGCGGGCGCAGCTGTTGCCGACAAAACGAGCGAAGTTCCAGGATTAGTTAAAGAAGCCCTCGATAAACTAAGCATTCGGCTGTAA
- a CDS encoding cysteine desulfurase, producing MSSADRYFDYAATTPVDPRVLESMLPYFKEDFGNANSIHGFGQRAHSAVEHAREQVAKLIGAEDPSEIFFTSGATEANNWVLRSFETGYVSPFEHSSMREPALDHGFSFLTNDGWDLNAPSAASFISVMLVNNETGAILDPTALRKSAAFLHSDITQAVGKIHVDVQALDLDTASMSAHKLYGPKGIGALYLRGGTSLRPFILGGEQEQGLRGGTLNVPGIVGFGKAAEIAIDERLEDERRAQALQKSLIEELSKSSEVQVNRPSTSSPFILSVSFGGLQGETMVVEADSRGFAISSGAACSSRSTEPSHVLTALGLVDYWLKGTVRISLGRFTTESAVFELARTLNEIAGTIRRMSL from the coding sequence GTGAGCAGCGCTGATCGCTATTTCGACTACGCGGCGACTACCCCAGTTGACCCCCGCGTGCTTGAGTCGATGCTTCCCTACTTCAAGGAAGATTTCGGGAATGCGAACTCCATTCATGGGTTTGGGCAACGAGCACACTCCGCCGTTGAACATGCTCGTGAGCAGGTGGCAAAGCTCATCGGTGCAGAAGACCCCAGCGAAATCTTCTTTACTTCAGGCGCAACCGAAGCCAATAACTGGGTTTTAAGATCGTTCGAGACCGGATATGTGAGTCCGTTTGAGCATAGCTCGATGCGCGAGCCTGCATTAGACCACGGTTTCTCTTTCCTCACAAACGATGGTTGGGATTTGAATGCCCCGAGCGCGGCCTCTTTCATTAGCGTGATGCTTGTGAACAACGAGACCGGAGCGATCCTTGACCCGACCGCACTTCGAAAAAGCGCGGCATTTCTCCACTCTGATATCACGCAAGCCGTCGGCAAAATTCACGTTGATGTACAGGCTCTTGATCTGGATACTGCATCCATGAGCGCCCACAAACTTTATGGACCGAAGGGGATCGGCGCTCTGTACCTGCGCGGAGGGACATCTCTGCGACCGTTCATCTTAGGTGGCGAACAAGAGCAGGGTCTTCGCGGTGGGACTCTCAACGTTCCCGGCATCGTCGGCTTTGGAAAAGCCGCCGAGATTGCCATTGACGAACGCCTAGAGGATGAGCGACGCGCCCAGGCTCTACAAAAGAGCCTCATCGAGGAACTGTCGAAGTCCTCTGAAGTGCAGGTTAATCGACCCTCGACAAGCTCGCCGTTTATCCTCAGCGTTTCGTTTGGAGGGCTGCAGGGAGAGACAATGGTGGTCGAGGCGGACAGCCGGGGATTTGCCATAAGCAGTGGCGCAGCGTGCAGTTCGCGGTCCACCGAGCCGAGCCACGTACTCACGGCCTTGGGCCTAGTGGACTACTGGCTAAAAGGTACAGTTCGAATAAGCTTGGGCCGATTTACGACTGAATCTGCGGTTTTTGAACTTGCGAGAACTCTAAATGAGATCGCAGGAACGATTCGACGCATGAGTCTGTAG
- a CDS encoding sigma-70 family RNA polymerase sigma factor has product MWMRQTRRAQLLTPEQEVHLAMLVQAHEMLMKDNTQQLLRLLHRGEMAQFGMPETVTPELREHITRQGFGAKKILIESNLRLVVSIAKKYNARGIPLADLIQEGNLGLIRAVEKFDWSKGFRFSTYATWWIRRAIARAIINQGRTIRIPVYVAELINKVVKTASRLQQEMQREPTEEEISREVGLSVDRVREMMRVAVEPISLETPVGEKDNSSIGDFIQSTNMPTPTDVTWSLIRREEIDGILGRLTGRERDVVRLRFGLDDGRSRTLEEVGAELNVTRERVRQIELRAMKKLRHIGQELAAQGFIITQTPT; this is encoded by the coding sequence ATGTGGATGCGCCAGACTCGGCGCGCTCAACTGCTGACTCCTGAGCAAGAGGTCCACCTCGCCATGCTCGTGCAAGCACACGAGATGCTTATGAAGGACAACACGCAGCAGCTGCTTCGTCTGCTTCACCGAGGCGAGATGGCCCAGTTCGGGATGCCCGAAACGGTCACCCCGGAGCTTCGCGAGCACATCACACGCCAGGGGTTTGGCGCAAAGAAGATTCTCATCGAGTCGAACCTTCGCTTGGTCGTATCCATCGCGAAGAAGTACAACGCTCGTGGTATCCCGCTTGCCGACCTGATTCAAGAAGGCAACCTTGGTCTTATCCGTGCCGTTGAAAAGTTCGACTGGTCGAAGGGCTTCCGCTTCTCCACCTACGCGACGTGGTGGATTCGCCGAGCTATCGCCCGAGCCATCATTAACCAGGGACGCACGATCCGTATTCCGGTGTATGTGGCTGAGCTTATCAACAAAGTTGTGAAGACGGCGAGCCGTCTGCAGCAAGAGATGCAGCGCGAACCTACCGAGGAAGAGATCTCACGCGAGGTTGGCCTGTCGGTTGACCGCGTACGCGAGATGATGCGTGTAGCCGTAGAGCCGATCTCCCTGGAAACGCCGGTTGGTGAGAAGGACAATAGCTCGATTGGAGACTTTATTCAATCGACAAACATGCCTACACCAACTGATGTCACCTGGAGTCTAATCCGACGTGAAGAGATCGACGGCATTCTCGGTCGGCTGACCGGACGTGAGCGCGATGTGGTTCGCCTGCGATTTGGGCTTGACGACGGACGCTCTCGAACTCTCGAAGAGGTCGGCGCTGAGTTGAACGTGACCCGTGAGCGTGTAAGGCAGATTGAGTTGCGAGCGATGAAGAAGCTCCGACACATCGGTCAAGAACTTGCCGCGCAGGGCTTCATCATCACGCAAACACCAACATAA
- a CDS encoding PAS domain-containing protein — translation MGTTVHILVVEDNEDEAFLLIHELKRAGYDVVWKRVDTPDAMRQALTEQKWDVITSDHKMPRFSAPEALRLAKEVAPEIPVIIVSGEIDLDLAVSLLKDGAIDYVQKDKLPLAVPSIANALEIINRRRAGVYTEEEVRALSERLLLATSATGVGIWEYRPSTNEAFWDNTVYRNFGYDEPPDIPPLALFRKHVHEEDYDRILNTFKGAITDETNYDTEFRITTRDGRNRVIQAKSFIERDNNGNVIRIVGTDLDITELRQAINEKHSIESSFHELFHNSKDAIIIIEAEGVKSGTIVSANPTAAKMHGYSPSEMVGMSVRDLNAPTTSSMVEERINDTLQEQRQSFNVEHIRKDGSTFWLEVTASVIETGGRKFILGIERELPEQQDSASSSKDTSERLERLAQITSTVVGELSLKKQAEILCEDMRKTFGSDACILRLLEEEQLNMLACAGIPESSLSKSLPARYGLGEAILQSGRAVSIANIAESPYAVYLTDNIGPEDGERRFSFVSYAGAPIRLHNEVLGIIAIFSQTRVRNFSEEDLNHLQIAANHIAIAIENARLYDDVRRQKQELEDEVSVRIAKEEELRLNEQLLERRVQERTAQLEEANRELEAFSYSVSHDLRSPIRSIQGFSTLLMRDYESVLDEEGLDSLRRVIAASRRLNDLIDSMLSLSRIAREELHMKSVNLSDIAHDVLFELRTRHPERKVDITVEPKLMAHCDPRLMQIALTNLIDNAWKFTQNEASARIECGRKQEQGTDCFYIRDNGAGFDPGQVGRLFAPFQRLHHESEFEGTGVGLAIVHRVIQRHDGRIWAESTPSEGTTFYFTLGR, via the coding sequence ATGGGAACAACGGTACACATCCTAGTCGTTGAGGACAACGAGGACGAAGCGTTCTTGCTTATTCACGAGTTGAAGCGTGCGGGATACGACGTAGTTTGGAAGCGCGTCGATACACCGGATGCCATGCGCCAGGCTTTGACTGAGCAAAAGTGGGACGTTATCACTTCCGACCATAAAATGCCTCGCTTCAGCGCTCCTGAAGCCCTCCGACTGGCGAAGGAAGTGGCCCCAGAGATTCCCGTTATTATCGTTTCTGGGGAGATCGATCTTGATCTTGCTGTTAGCTTGTTGAAAGACGGGGCGATCGATTACGTTCAAAAAGATAAGCTCCCCCTTGCCGTCCCGAGCATCGCAAACGCCTTAGAAATCATCAATCGAAGACGTGCCGGAGTCTATACCGAAGAGGAAGTCCGCGCCCTGTCCGAGCGGCTCCTTCTTGCCACAAGTGCCACCGGAGTCGGCATTTGGGAATACCGACCAAGTACAAATGAGGCCTTCTGGGACAATACCGTTTACCGAAACTTTGGATATGACGAACCACCGGATATCCCGCCATTAGCGCTGTTTCGGAAACATGTCCACGAAGAGGACTATGATCGCATTCTCAACACTTTTAAGGGTGCGATAACAGACGAAACGAACTACGACACAGAGTTTCGTATTACGACGCGTGACGGCCGCAACCGCGTTATTCAGGCTAAAAGCTTTATTGAGCGCGACAACAACGGCAATGTTATTCGCATAGTTGGCACTGACTTAGATATTACAGAACTTCGACAAGCGATTAACGAAAAACACTCTATAGAATCATCATTTCACGAGCTTTTCCATAACTCAAAGGACGCGATCATCATCATTGAGGCTGAAGGTGTCAAGTCTGGAACGATCGTCTCCGCGAACCCAACTGCCGCCAAAATGCATGGATATTCACCCTCCGAAATGGTGGGGATGTCTGTTCGAGACTTAAATGCTCCGACGACTTCCAGTATGGTTGAGGAGCGTATTAACGACACCCTCCAGGAGCAGCGACAAAGCTTTAACGTCGAACATATCCGTAAAGATGGCTCGACCTTCTGGCTCGAAGTCACAGCCTCTGTCATTGAGACCGGCGGACGTAAGTTTATTCTGGGCATCGAGCGCGAGTTGCCGGAACAGCAAGATTCAGCCAGCTCTTCAAAAGATACTAGTGAAAGACTTGAGCGTCTTGCACAGATTACAAGCACCGTTGTAGGAGAGCTTTCCTTAAAGAAGCAGGCCGAGATCCTGTGCGAAGATATGCGCAAAACGTTCGGTTCAGACGCATGCATCCTTCGACTACTTGAAGAAGAGCAACTTAACATGCTTGCTTGTGCGGGAATTCCCGAATCATCTCTGTCTAAAAGCCTTCCCGCGCGATACGGACTAGGAGAGGCCATCCTGCAATCCGGCCGAGCGGTCAGTATCGCCAACATTGCTGAGAGCCCATATGCCGTGTATCTTACGGATAACATCGGCCCTGAAGATGGCGAGCGCCGTTTTAGTTTCGTCTCTTATGCCGGTGCGCCTATTCGACTCCACAATGAGGTGCTCGGGATTATTGCGATCTTCTCTCAGACGAGAGTTCGAAACTTCTCCGAAGAAGACCTTAACCACCTTCAAATTGCCGCAAACCACATCGCTATCGCCATCGAGAATGCTCGACTCTACGATGACGTGAGGCGACAAAAGCAGGAGCTTGAGGACGAGGTCAGTGTCCGCATCGCGAAAGAAGAGGAGCTGAGACTCAATGAACAGTTGCTCGAGCGAAGGGTTCAAGAGCGAACCGCACAGCTGGAAGAAGCCAATAGAGAACTTGAGGCCTTCAGCTATTCTGTCTCTCACGACCTGCGCAGCCCAATCCGCTCAATCCAAGGTTTTAGCACCCTCTTGATGCGCGACTACGAGTCCGTTCTTGATGAGGAGGGATTGGACTCGCTGAGGCGTGTTATCGCCGCGAGTCGCAGGCTAAACGATCTTATCGACAGCATGCTCAGCCTTTCACGCATCGCGCGCGAAGAGCTTCACATGAAAAGCGTGAACCTCTCGGATATCGCTCACGACGTCCTCTTTGAGTTAAGAACACGCCACCCAGAGCGAAAAGTGGACATCACAGTGGAGCCAAAGCTAATGGCTCATTGCGACCCACGACTGATGCAGATCGCTCTTACGAACCTGATTGATAACGCGTGGAAATTCACACAAAACGAAGCTTCGGCAAGGATTGAATGCGGACGAAAGCAGGAGCAGGGCACCGACTGTTTTTATATCCGCGACAATGGCGCGGGGTTTGACCCGGGCCAAGTAGGCAGACTCTTCGCGCCGTTTCAACGACTGCATCACGAATCGGAGTTTGAGGGCACCGGGGTGGGCCTTGCCATCGTCCATCGCGTGATCCAACGCCATGACGGGCGCATTTGGGCAGAGTCAACGCCAAGCGAAGGGACCACGTTCTACTTCACGCTTGGGCGGTAA
- a CDS encoding Hsp20/alpha crystallin family protein, with protein MARQNRDEWLWQVIPGQLILSQPGVTVSRSIRSKGIWQPSIDLYETPKLFVLKAEIAGVEPDQVQILYVPGQHSVLIRGAREEADPSEEVRTSIHQLEVYYGEFEREVPLPQCPVEPEQMRAQFRNGILYIEIPKARVRVNHTRITIRKV; from the coding sequence ATGGCGCGCCAAAACCGGGATGAATGGCTGTGGCAAGTTATTCCCGGGCAGCTCATCCTGAGCCAGCCTGGAGTAACCGTGTCGCGCTCGATACGATCCAAAGGCATTTGGCAGCCCAGCATCGACCTGTACGAGACTCCAAAGCTGTTTGTCTTGAAAGCGGAGATTGCCGGGGTGGAACCTGACCAGGTTCAGATACTTTACGTTCCAGGACAGCACAGCGTTTTGATACGCGGAGCGCGCGAAGAGGCAGATCCAAGTGAGGAAGTGCGAACGAGCATCCACCAGCTTGAGGTCTATTATGGTGAGTTCGAGCGGGAGGTCCCTTTGCCGCAATGCCCCGTCGAACCCGAACAAATGCGTGCCCAGTTTCGTAACGGAATCCTATACATCGAAATTCCAAAGGCACGCGTCCGCGTCAACCACACAAGAATCACGATTCGGAAAGTTTAA